Proteins found in one Thermodesulfobacteriota bacterium genomic segment:
- a CDS encoding cyclase family protein yields MTNINKFQERQISKYSSSKKGSSNGFLSGYGWVDVSVTLRSGMVHWPGDPEVKIERMLKIESDDDCNVSTIFMSSHTGTHIDSPYHFVKSGVGVQDIPLSAVIGEARVIEIVDTESIKPDELRLHRIRRGERILFKTINSERCWKSDKFVEDFVYISTDSLEYLVDRKVRTIGVDYLSVGGYNKNINQVHRVLLKAGIWIIEGLDLSGVKKGYYELICLPIKIEKGDGAPARAVMRPYERRWLHE; encoded by the coding sequence GTGACCAATATAAATAAATTTCAGGAGCGTCAAATTTCTAAGTATTCTTCGAGCAAAAAGGGTAGTAGTAATGGGTTTCTATCAGGTTATGGCTGGGTAGACGTATCGGTAACGCTTCGAAGCGGCATGGTTCATTGGCCTGGCGATCCTGAAGTGAAGATTGAGAGGATGCTTAAGATAGAGAGTGATGACGACTGCAACGTCTCGACTATCTTTATGAGCTCACATACCGGCACGCACATTGATTCGCCATACCATTTCGTTAAATCAGGTGTTGGAGTACAGGATATTCCTCTTTCGGCAGTGATTGGGGAAGCCCGGGTCATTGAAATAGTGGACACTGAATCCATAAAACCTGATGAATTGCGCCTCCATCGTATTCGTAGGGGTGAAAGAATACTTTTCAAGACTATAAACTCGGAGCGGTGTTGGAAGAGTGACAAATTCGTGGAGGACTTTGTATATATTTCGACGGATTCTTTGGAATATCTTGTTGATAGGAAGGTCCGGACAATCGGCGTCGACTATCTTTCGGTAGGTGGATATAATAAAAACATTAACCAGGTTCATCGGGTACTTCTCAAGGCCGGTATTTGGATCATAGAAGGGCTCGATCTTTCTGGGGTGAAAAAGGGATATTATGAACTAATTTGTCTTCCCATTAAAATAGAAAAGGGTGATGGAGCTCCTGCTCGAGCAGTCATGAGACCTTATGAGCGTCGATGGCTCCATGAGTAG
- a CDS encoding quercetin 2,3-dioxygenase has protein sequence MKDSQNSCKSSNNRVIALEPGEGKSYWVLGDLYTFKAVGEDTGGSFAMIEVEVQRQNGPPPHIHHREDETFYVLAGDFTFLHGERTFIATPGSFVHIPKGTIHTFKNVGKRIGRFLVVITPAGFEKFFEEVGESLVDRSAPPPVSQEAVQKLLALAPKYHLEVIP, from the coding sequence ATGAAAGATAGTCAAAATAGTTGTAAAAGTAGTAACAATCGGGTTATTGCACTTGAACCTGGCGAGGGGAAATCTTACTGGGTGTTGGGTGACCTGTACACATTTAAAGCGGTCGGCGAGGACACAGGAGGATCATTTGCCATGATCGAAGTAGAAGTTCAACGCCAAAACGGACCACCTCCTCATATACATCATCGCGAAGATGAAACGTTTTACGTTTTGGCGGGAGATTTCACATTCTTGCATGGCGAGCGTACTTTCATAGCTACCCCCGGATCGTTTGTTCACATTCCTAAAGGCACGATTCATACCTTCAAGAACGTGGGGAAAAGGATAGGGAGGTTTCTTGTTGTCATTACACCCGCCGGTTTCGAGAAATTTTTTGAAGAGGTGGGTGAGTCGTTAGTGGACAGATCCGCCCCACCTCCGGTCAGTCAAGAAGCGGTACAGAAGCTACTGGCGCTAGCCCCTAAGTATCACCTTGAGGTCATACCATAA
- a CDS encoding NAD(P)/FAD-dependent oxidoreductase, which translates to MTDNESKRILILGGGFAGLDAAQQLEKIFSEDEEVEITLVNQNNYLVFTSMLAEVVASSIDAKHVVIPIRECLKKASFKELEIQKIDLEKKTVTGFHHHTGEMFEIAYGYLVIALGSITGYHGVPGAEEYSFALKDLSDAMILRSHVIDMFEYADLEEDRESRRKLLTFVVVGGGYTGIEVAAELNDFVESSQRFYKSVGTDEVKVLVVDPGTRIMHEMSEGLADYGLNLLRKRGMEFLLQTRVKAVTSDRVEFEDGNFVETRTPIWAAGTAPQPAVRKLPCANERGRIEVNQYLEVPNFPGVWALGDCAQIPDPQTGKPYPPTAQHATREGKRVAFNVAAAVKRKDKGKKPFKYKAMGMLAPLGRRSAV; encoded by the coding sequence ATGACCGATAATGAATCCAAAAGAATCCTTATATTAGGAGGCGGGTTCGCGGGGCTTGACGCTGCCCAGCAGTTAGAGAAGATTTTTTCTGAAGACGAGGAGGTTGAGATAACCCTTGTCAATCAGAATAATTACCTGGTTTTTACCTCGATGCTTGCAGAAGTTGTTGCCAGTAGTATCGATGCCAAACACGTCGTAATACCCATAAGGGAATGCCTAAAGAAAGCATCTTTTAAAGAACTAGAGATACAGAAGATAGACTTGGAGAAAAAGACGGTAACGGGTTTTCACCATCACACCGGCGAGATGTTTGAAATTGCTTATGGTTACCTTGTTATAGCCTTGGGCTCGATCACGGGTTATCATGGGGTTCCTGGAGCGGAGGAATATTCATTTGCACTGAAGGATCTTTCTGACGCTATGATTTTGAGAAGCCACGTTATCGATATGTTTGAATACGCCGATTTGGAGGAAGATCGCGAGTCGAGACGTAAGCTTTTGACATTTGTGGTAGTTGGCGGGGGATATACCGGGATCGAAGTGGCGGCTGAGCTCAATGATTTTGTAGAATCCAGTCAAAGGTTCTACAAAAGCGTAGGAACTGATGAAGTAAAGGTATTGGTGGTAGATCCCGGGACTCGAATAATGCATGAGATGAGCGAGGGGTTGGCGGATTATGGTCTTAATTTACTCCGAAAGAGGGGGATGGAATTTTTATTACAAACCAGGGTGAAGGCGGTCACATCCGACAGGGTTGAATTTGAGGATGGGAATTTCGTGGAGACAAGAACCCCGATCTGGGCTGCTGGAACGGCGCCTCAACCCGCTGTTCGGAAATTACCCTGCGCAAATGAAAGGGGGAGAATAGAAGTCAACCAATATTTGGAGGTACCCAACTTCCCGGGTGTTTGGGCTCTCGGTGATTGCGCACAGATACCCGACCCGCAGACCGGCAAACCGTATCCTCCCACTGCCCAGCATGCGACTCGCGAGGGCAAACGTGTGGCTTTCAATGTTGCTGCCGCTGTTAAGAGGAAAGATAAGGGTAAGAAGCCATTTAAATACAAGGCGATGGGAATGCTTGCCCCACTGGGGCGGAGGTCGGCAGT
- a CDS encoding aldehyde dehydrogenase family protein, with protein MVLEATNIIGGKYTPGSSGNTIERYNPATGELVGTFVGSTSEDVDSAIKSAREAFEKSSWPKDPKFRVHVLRELHDAIMNNFEFMAKIQTSENGKIIRDSRVELNSAADLFDYYSGLVRGVYGKTNLPYEDIMSFIIREPMGVVGIIAPWNAPIVLLARSLAPALAAGNTVVIKPASFTPITIYEFLCKMLENVKDIPKGVINLVLGSGEVVGSELVKHQDVDFISFTGSTEAGALVMREASVNIKRLSLELGGKTPNIILEDADVEAAVKGAIRGSMLGSAGQICFAGTRVFVHDKIYDEVMERITKLIPELKIGNGLNEDTDVGPVISDGQLKRVLKFIEEGKKVSNLVLGGNRLTDNEYSNGHFIEPTVFEDVPPQSIIAQEEIFGPVMSIIRVSELDEIAEIANDTKYGLSAAIWTSNISKALRLARMIKAGVVWINTYGKLFAETETGLYKQSGIGGALRGIEALHTFSELKNIMVNVG; from the coding sequence ATGGTCTTGGAAGCTACAAACATCATAGGTGGAAAATATACACCTGGAAGCAGCGGTAACACAATAGAGAGGTATAACCCGGCAACCGGAGAGCTGGTAGGCACGTTTGTAGGATCTACCTCAGAAGATGTCGATTCTGCAATAAAATCTGCAAGAGAAGCCTTTGAGAAATCTTCATGGCCTAAGGATCCGAAATTTCGAGTTCATGTTCTTAGAGAATTACATGACGCAATAATGAATAACTTTGAATTCATGGCTAAGATCCAAACCTCTGAGAACGGCAAGATCATAAGGGACTCAAGGGTTGAGCTAAATTCTGCGGCTGATCTTTTTGATTACTATTCAGGTCTTGTCCGGGGTGTATATGGCAAAACAAATCTGCCATATGAAGATATTATGAGCTTTATTATTAGGGAACCTATGGGCGTAGTAGGTATAATTGCCCCCTGGAATGCTCCCATTGTGCTGCTTGCCCGTTCTCTCGCCCCAGCATTAGCTGCGGGTAACACAGTAGTTATCAAACCGGCCAGTTTTACTCCAATAACAATTTATGAGTTTCTGTGTAAGATGCTGGAAAATGTCAAGGACATTCCGAAGGGTGTGATTAACTTAGTGTTGGGAAGTGGAGAAGTGGTGGGTTCGGAACTTGTGAAACACCAAGACGTTGACTTTATAAGTTTTACCGGGAGTACAGAGGCAGGGGCACTTGTTATGCGTGAAGCCAGTGTGAATATTAAGAGGCTTTCTTTGGAACTTGGGGGAAAGACTCCGAATATAATACTTGAAGATGCGGACGTAGAAGCGGCCGTAAAGGGTGCCATAAGGGGTTCAATGCTTGGTAGCGCAGGGCAGATCTGCTTCGCGGGGACAAGGGTCTTTGTCCACGACAAGATATATGATGAAGTCATGGAGAGAATAACAAAACTTATACCAGAGCTGAAGATAGGGAACGGTCTAAATGAAGATACTGACGTTGGTCCGGTAATCTCTGATGGCCAATTAAAACGAGTATTGAAGTTTATTGAAGAGGGGAAAAAGGTTTCGAATTTGGTTTTAGGCGGAAATAGGTTGACTGATAATGAATATTCGAATGGGCATTTTATAGAGCCAACGGTATTTGAAGACGTACCACCTCAATCGATTATTGCTCAAGAAGAGATTTTCGGTCCTGTAATGTCAATTATAAGGGTCAGCGAATTGGACGAGATCGCTGAAATTGCCAACGACACGAAGTACGGTTTGTCAGCAGCGATCTGGACGAGCAATATTAGCAAGGCGCTCAGGCTTGCAAGGATGATCAAGGCCGGTGTCGTTTGGATCAATACATACGGTAAGCTATTTGCTGAAACTGAAACCGGATTGTATAAGCAGAGTGGAATAGGTGGAGCACTGAGGGGCATAGAGGCCTTGCATACGTTCAGCGAGCTAAAGAATATTATGGTAAATGTTGGATAA
- a CDS encoding CPBP family intramembrane glutamic endopeptidase, whose amino-acid sequence MKKRFESCNRDIAGGRVGHTFVGWLVTFLLLFVILVFVWSFWEVSAFLKPWWVDNILTSWNENDQIVALWLGVWVILGMMIPSALLYLSGLKLNDVGMGMPNTLGRRMIILGIVVAIPFGILLLNSKNYDTGQNPLSSGYIMILLSMIPEHFLVTGVCTALMLPGGRLPSDVNFEPVEGNFITKVFRWFGLAQSSANTGSNRILDWFGLTWVSLFAIVASGAVFRMIHLGKNDLELMLSLPGGIAIAYMTIRSHSIWPSVISHWALNVVPLGILLLFE is encoded by the coding sequence TTGAAAAAGCGTTTTGAATCATGTAACAGAGATATTGCTGGGGGCAGAGTCGGGCATACGTTTGTCGGCTGGCTAGTTACATTCTTGCTCCTTTTCGTCATTTTGGTATTCGTTTGGTCTTTTTGGGAAGTGAGCGCGTTCTTAAAGCCCTGGTGGGTGGATAACATTCTTACATCATGGAACGAGAACGATCAGATAGTCGCATTATGGCTAGGGGTTTGGGTTATCCTGGGTATGATGATTCCTTCAGCTCTACTATATTTAAGTGGATTAAAATTAAATGATGTTGGGATGGGAATGCCCAATACCCTTGGCCGGAGGATGATAATTTTAGGAATAGTGGTTGCTATACCCTTTGGTATATTACTTTTGAACAGCAAAAATTACGATACCGGTCAAAATCCTCTTAGCTCAGGGTACATAATGATACTACTATCGATGATTCCTGAGCATTTTCTGGTGACAGGGGTCTGTACAGCTTTGATGCTCCCTGGGGGGCGCCTGCCAAGTGATGTAAATTTTGAACCGGTAGAAGGGAATTTTATTACAAAGGTGTTCAGATGGTTTGGCTTGGCGCAAAGCTCGGCGAATACCGGTAGTAATCGTATCCTCGATTGGTTTGGTCTCACTTGGGTATCCCTATTTGCCATTGTGGCGTCTGGAGCTGTCTTTAGAATGATCCATCTCGGTAAGAACGATCTCGAGCTGATGCTTTCTCTTCCAGGGGGTATTGCGATTGCCTATATGACGATTCGGTCCCATTCTATATGGCCATCTGTGATTTCACACTGGGCATTGAACGTGGTTCCGCTAGGTATATTACTTCTCTTCGAATAA
- a CDS encoding DegQ family serine endoprotease — protein MSRLLIFGFMVPLFFMMIFSGCEKVDREKSSQKSDVQETAKKEGGNNKEQQSKGVESKNQGDIVRVEELPSFADLVEKLKPSVVNISTTGMVRRGGRGPSPFGKSPFGKDDPFGEFFERFFGELPQREFKQRGLGSGFIISEDGYVVTNNHVVEKADDVEVIFENGEKYKAEIIGKDPKTDLALIKIAPKGKLQAVRFGNSDKLRIGDWVIAIGNPFGLGHTVTAGIVSAEGRVLGMGSYDDFIQTDAPINPGNSGGPLFNLEGEVVGVNTAIVFSGQGIGFAIPVNLTKTVIDQLKETGTVIRGWLGVLIQQITPEIAEGLGLRDVKGILVSDVTPDGPADKAGIKRGDIIVNFNGKEVGDVTELTSMVAQMAPGSDVNVKALRNGKVSDFKVTLGKLPETLAGPGEEEIKEEIGITANEITPEIASQFSLGESTGVVITNVEVGSIAAEAGLQPGDVILEISKKPIKNLDDYRSAMEEVKKGVSALFLVKRGDNTLYIGIKFGE, from the coding sequence ATGAGCCGGCTTTTAATTTTTGGATTTATGGTCCCGTTGTTTTTCATGATGATCTTCTCAGGATGTGAGAAGGTTGACAGAGAAAAATCAAGTCAGAAAAGCGATGTTCAGGAAACAGCAAAAAAAGAGGGCGGTAATAATAAAGAGCAACAATCAAAGGGCGTAGAATCCAAAAATCAGGGCGATATAGTTAGGGTTGAAGAGCTTCCATCTTTTGCCGACCTGGTTGAAAAACTAAAGCCTTCTGTTGTGAATATAAGCACTACGGGTATGGTTCGAAGAGGAGGACGTGGACCTTCACCCTTTGGGAAGTCACCCTTTGGAAAAGATGATCCCTTCGGTGAATTTTTCGAAAGGTTTTTTGGTGAATTACCTCAGAGGGAATTTAAACAAAGGGGGCTTGGTTCGGGCTTCATCATAAGTGAGGATGGTTATGTTGTTACTAATAATCACGTAGTTGAAAAAGCGGATGATGTAGAGGTCATTTTTGAAAATGGCGAAAAATATAAAGCTGAAATTATCGGTAAGGATCCAAAAACCGACCTGGCGCTTATCAAAATAGCGCCTAAAGGAAAGTTACAGGCAGTAAGATTTGGAAATTCAGACAAGTTGCGTATAGGTGACTGGGTGATAGCAATAGGTAACCCCTTTGGTCTAGGTCACACGGTTACAGCAGGTATCGTAAGTGCTGAAGGCAGGGTTCTTGGAATGGGAAGCTATGATGATTTTATTCAAACGGATGCCCCTATAAATCCCGGAAATAGCGGAGGACCATTATTCAATCTGGAGGGAGAGGTTGTGGGTGTGAACACGGCTATAGTTTTTAGCGGACAGGGGATAGGGTTTGCGATTCCAGTTAATTTGACTAAAACAGTTATTGACCAATTGAAAGAGACTGGAACAGTCATTCGCGGATGGTTAGGTGTTCTAATTCAGCAGATAACCCCTGAAATTGCAGAAGGATTGGGCTTAAGGGATGTTAAGGGAATTTTGGTTTCAGATGTAACACCGGATGGTCCCGCAGATAAGGCTGGAATTAAGAGGGGGGATATCATTGTGAATTTTAATGGTAAGGAAGTCGGAGATGTGACGGAACTTACCAGTATGGTCGCTCAGATGGCGCCTGGCTCGGATGTAAATGTAAAAGCTTTGAGGAATGGTAAGGTAAGCGATTTTAAGGTTACTCTGGGAAAACTCCCGGAGACCCTTGCTGGCCCTGGCGAGGAAGAAATCAAGGAGGAAATAGGAATAACAGCGAATGAAATAACTCCAGAAATTGCTTCGCAGTTTAGTCTGGGAGAGAGTACGGGTGTCGTTATCACAAATGTCGAGGTTGGTAGCATAGCTGCAGAAGCAGGTCTTCAACCGGGGGATGTAATTTTGGAAATTAGCAAGAAACCGATTAAAAATTTGGATGATTATAGAAGTGCAATGGAAGAGGTCAAAAAGGGTGTTTCTGCTCTTTTTCTCGTTAAAAGAGGAGATAACACATTGTATATTGGTATTAAGTTTGGAGAATAG